Proteins co-encoded in one Cyprinus carpio isolate SPL01 unplaced genomic scaffold, ASM1834038v1 S000006729, whole genome shotgun sequence genomic window:
- the LOC109062496 gene encoding deoxynucleoside triphosphate triphosphohydrolase SAMHD1-like produces the protein MDYGMKEKNPINNVHFYCKNDPTKAIKIRKKQVSKLLPEHFAEQLIRVYCKKTDDKSLEAAKKYFVQWCMDRNFTKPQDGDIIAPELTPLKRDWHMLERDDEDSERDDNAEDNHLGMREETPRKTGRNVKVSLFQAQGESRL, from the exons ATGGATTATGGAATGAAGGAGAAAAACCCCATCAACAATGTCCACTTTTACTGCAAGAATGATCCCACCAAAGCCATCAAGATCCGCAAAAAACAG GTGTCCAAACTGCTGCCGGAGCACTTCGCCGAGCAGCTGATCAGGGTTTACTGTAAGAAGACCGATGACAAGAGCCTAGAAGCTGCTAAGAAGTACTTTGTCCAGTGGTGCATGGACAGGAACTTCACCAAACCTCAG GATGGAGATATAATTGCTCCAGAGCTCACCCCACTCAAACGTGACTGGCACATGCTGGAGCGAGATGACGAGGACAGTGAGCGAGATGACAACGCTGAAGACAATCATCTCGGAATGAGAGAGGAAACGCCCAGGAAGACTGGACGTAATGTGAAAGTCAGCCTCTTTCAAGCTCAGGGAGAAAGCAGACTCTGA